The genomic DNA GAACGGAACCGATGCAGGCGGTTCGGGGTCGCCCGCCCGCGCAGCAATCTCGGCCAGAACGACCTCGGTTATGAATGGCAGGTCAAAGCGGCGCGCGTCCTTGAGCGGCACCCATTGCAAATGGGACAGTTCCTCGCAGGCGGCGCTGAAATCATCCAGATCGGTGGCCACGTGGGCGGCATCGGCCAGAAAAAAACGCGCATCAAAACGTCGTGGCCGACCCGGCGGCGTGATTGCCCGAAACACGAATTGCAGCGCCGACGCGTCGGGTCGGTGGCCGGTGGTGGCGTAGCTCTGCCAATCCGTGGGAATATCGCCTGACCAATCGCCGCGTTGGCCAAGGATCAGCCCGGTTTCTTCCCATAACTCACGGATCGCAGCCACTGCCAACGCGTGGCTGATGTTCTGCGCGCTGTCCTCTGCCAGACGTTCGGCGCATAGCGTCGGCAGTGGGGCGGCCAACGATATGTCTGCATCCTCTGCGTCGACAGCGCCGCCGGGAAAAACGAACTTGTTCGGCATAAACGCGGCCTGCGCACCGCGCTGTCCCATCAGGACATGCGGTGCCGTCGTGGGGTCACGCAGAACGATCACCGTCGCCGCATCGCGCAACTGAGATTTATCGACAGTCATGCAGGCCCTTTCCCCATTTCTAGCGGAGTGTCAGGCTTTTTTGCCGAACCCGTGCATTTGCCGGGCCCACTGAAACGCCACAACACACCCCTTTAGTCTGGGCAGAAGGTAGAGTGACAGGCTGACGCAGCCAATAGCGAATATCGTGAAGAGTACCAGTGGTTCCGGGCGGAAGCGCACGAAAACGATATGCAGCAACGGTGCCATGAGGTGCCCCACGATCAGGATTGTCAGATAGGCTGGCCCATCATCTGCGCGATTTTGCGAAAGGTCCTCGCGGCAAACCGTGCAGGTGTCGCGCACCTTGAGATAGCTTTTCATCAGCGGACCTGACCCGCAATTGGGGCATTTGCGGCGAAACCCCTTGCGCAGCGCAGGCCAGAGCTCGCGCTCTGCTTCAGGCGCATCAACGATTTCAGCAGTATTATCGGACATTCGGGGCCTCATTCTAACTTGGGTGGAAAATGAGGGATCAGGCCAACGAATGAAAGGGGTAGCAGACCGTTGCGTCGTGATGTCGCGCGTTGGCGGGCCAGTTCACGCATCCGTGAACGAGATTATGTCGTTACGGGCGACGGAATGCTGAGGCCCGTGCGTATCAGTCTGCAGAAGCCGGCGAACAGCGGGCTTCGCATAGAAACGCTAAAGGAGATTGAAGATATGGAAAATACAGGCAAAATCATCTGCCTCGGCGTCGCGATCATGCTGGGAACAGTCAGTGTCGGTGCGGCAGATACCGACAAGGGCGAGCGTATGCATGGTCCACGGCACAGCTTTGAGGAGATCGATACCAATGCAGATGGGCAAATCACCCGCGAAGAGATTGCAGCGCATCGTGCGGATCGCTTTGCAGCGGTGGACACCGATGGCGATGGTGCCCTTTCCGAGGCTGAACTGACGGCTCAGGCCGAGGCCCGTACTGCCCGTCGTGTGGCCCGCATGATCAAGCGGCATGATGCCAATGGGGATGGTGTGCTTAGCCAGGAAGAGATGGAATCGCGTCACAAGCGCGACCATTTCAAACGCATGGACACCGACGGTGACGGCGCTATCTCGGCCGAAGAGTTCGCGGAGTTTAAACCTCATCGTGGCCACGGCAAAGGTCATGGCAAGAACAAGAAGAGCGCGGACTGATAGCATCGTCCTGACCGGGGTTCTGATCTGGAATCCCGGTCTTGCACGATTGCGGGCACAAACGGGGCAGGATACGGCTTGGGTGATGGAGATGCCGCTAGACGCAATGGATGAAGCGCCGGACGATGTGCTGTTGGCGCGCTTTGCCCAAGGGGACGCGGGCGCCGCACGGGTTTTGACGCTGCGGATGACGCCGCGTGTTTTCGCGCATGCGGTGCGGATGCTGGGCAACCGCGCCGAAGCCGAGGATGTAGCGCAGGAGGCAATGCTGCGGCTGTGGCGTGTGGCCTCTGACTGGCGCGCAGGCGAGGCAAAGGTGACGACCTGGCTTTATCGGGTGACGGCCAATCTATGCCTTGATCGGTTGCGGCGCGGTGATGGCATTGCGCAAGAAATGACCGAAGAACCGGTTGATCCGGCACCGGGGCCGGGCGCTGCGATGCAAGAGCAAAGCCGCACTGACGCTTTGCAGGCAGCATTGGCGCGGTTGCCGGAGCGGCAGCGGCAAGCAGTGGTGCTGCGGCATCTGGATGGGCTGGGGAATATTCAGATCGCCGAGATCATGGGAATTAGTGCTGAGGCGGTCGAGAGCCTGACCGCACGCGGAAAACGGGCGCTGTCAGCCGATCTGGCGGGCAGGCAAGCCGAACTGGGGTATCGCGATGAGTGACCACGAGGACAAAATGCTGGAAGACTGCTTTGCCGCCGCGCGGCAGGCTGCGCCGGAACCAGATTCGGCATTGCTGGCGCGGGTGATGGCGGATGCGCGGCAGGTGCAGAGCCGCTCGCAGCGCGCGCCGCGTCGGGTTGGTCTATGGGCGAGGCTGCGGCTGGAATTGGGCGGGTGGCCTGCGGTTGCCGGGCTGAGTGCTGCCGCACTGACCGGTCTCTGGATCGGGATCAGCCCGCCCGACGGGGTTCTGACTGCGGCCGAAGGATATCTGGGGGCGGGAACCGGATCGGATTATGTCGTTGATCTGAGCGCAAGCGCCGGGTTCGATTTTGAGGAAGGAATGCTCTGATGGCGGAAGAACAACATGTACGGCCACGGATGAGCGGTCGGTTGCGCATCTTGCTGGCGCTGTCGCTGGGACTGAACCTGCTGGTTGTCGGGGTGGTTGCGGGCGCGGCGATCAACACGCACAAATGGCGCGATCACGGAGGTCGCCACGAGATGATGGGCGGGCCATTGACCCGTGCACTGAGTGACGAGGACCGGCGTGCGATCGGCCGCGCGATGCGGGCAGCAAGGCCTGATAAGAGTGAGACGAGGGCGGAACGCGGCGCGGCCATGACCGCGCTTCTGTCCGAGCTGCGCAGGGTGCCGTTTGATCCTGTTGCGCTGGCCGCGAAAATGGAGGCAAGTCACGCTAAGATGCGAGATCGGGTCGCACAGGGGCAGGCGCTGTTGCTGGACCGGCTGACGGCCATGACCGATGAGGAGCGCGCGGCCTATGCGGACCGGGTTGAAACGCATCGGCGGCACCGTCGTTAAGGCAGTTCTGGCCAGTCCTGTCAGGCTGCGGACATGGCGCTGTAGGTGACCGTGTTGCGCCCGCGGGCCTTGGCTGCATAGAGCGCACGGTCGGCCTCGCTCAGTACCGTGTCCAGACTAAGTGGACCAGGTGCGCGCGCGTCATGTACAAGCGTCACGCCGATGCTGATTGTCACACGGGTAGGAGTTCCTCCATCGGGGAGCGCGATCGCAGCGTCCCTGATCAGCTGACACAGCCTGTCGGCTGTTCCTCGCGCCACGGCGCAAGGGGTGTCAGGGAGTACGATCAGGAATTCCTCGCCGCCGATCCGGGCAATCATGTCGGCGTCTCGCAGGTTGCCCTGCAAGAGCGTGGCGACCTGCCGCAGCACTGCATCGCCTGAGGCATGACCGAGCGTGTCATTGACCCGCTTGAAGTGGTCCAGGTCGGCAACCATTACGGCAAAGGGGCGGGAACGTTCATTCGGTGCTTCGATCAATTGTTGCAAGAATGGCAGAGCAAAGCGCCGATTGTAGAGTCCGGTCAAAGGATCAATCATTGCATCACGCAAGCCGTCTTGCATACGGCACCTCAGGTGATCGACTACTTGCTTACGCAATATCTGGTTATTCAGCCGCAATGCCAGTTCTTGTGTGTCGGCGACGTCGGTCATGATGTCGTTCGCGCCAAGATCAAGTAATGTTGCAACCATCTGCGGCGCTGCATCCTGCACAACCGCCATGATATGACTGTGACGGGTGTCGGGGGACGCGCGTAATTCCGCCATGACCTTTTGCCCGGTGTCATGGTTGTTCTGGTCGGTCATGATCACAAAGATGTCCGGTGCTCGTGCGCCGATCTGCGCGGTCATAGGCTGATCCGCAGTGATGATCGTCAGATGGTGAGCCGAGCAGCGTGACAGTCTTGTGCGCAGGGCCATGGCCGATGCTCGGTCGGCTGCGACAATGGCAATCTGCCCGCGTACGGCAAAACGGCTTTGTGCATCGGCAAAACCGCTGATGTTGTCAGGACTGGTATTGAGGCGCAAATCCTGCAGATTGTGGTGTTGTCGCAGAAGGCTACGGATGCGCGCCATCAGCGTCCGCTCGTCCAGCGGATGGCTCACAACGTCATCGGCACCGGCTCGCAACGCGGCCGTTCGTCCGGTCCAGTCACCAGGGCTCAGCAAGGCAACAACAGGTGTCGCGGCAAGGCTACGACGCGCGCGCAGTTGGTCGATAAACCCCGCGATGTCCGCATCGGGCAACGGCGTCCCGACAATGATCATGTCAGGTGGCGTCGCGCTGGCACAGCGCAAGGCGTCGGCCGCGTTGGCGGCTTGGCTGACGCTGAAATGCGCCGATGTCAGTTTGACCTTCAGGACGATCCTGTTGGTCGCGACGGCATCGACGATCAGAATGTTCCCTGACATGGGCGGTTGCCTTTCTGACTTGCCCTTTTTTCTAGTCTGACTATCCATGTCAGAAGTTAAGAAAACCTTTCCGGGACAGTTAAGAATGACCCAAACGCGGGAAGCCGCCGAAACAATCGGCCTGAAATGCCTGGCATGGTTGATCGGCAACGAAGATCTGCTGCCTGTCTTCATGGGGGCGACGGGCGCATCCGAGGCTGATCTGCGCTCTGGTGCGCATGAGCCTGCCTTTCTTGGGGCTGTGCTGGATTTCGTCTTGATGGACGATGTCTGGATTATCGCGTTTTGCGAGGCAGAAGGGATGAAATACGAGACGCTGCGCCATGCGCGCGCGGCGCTACCAGGCGGGCAAGAGGTCAGTTGGACATGAAAAGCACACGCGATATTGGCGGGATCGTCTTTGACAAGGATGGCACGCTGTTTGATTTTCACACGACCTGGGCCAGTTGGGCAATGCGGCTGATGCAATCGCTTTCCGATGCGCACGGCGTTCCGATCCAGCATCTTGCCGATGCGGCAGATTTTGATCTTGGCAGCGAGCGTATCAATCCCACCAGCGCGCTGATCGCAGCAACAAATCGCGAATGCGCCGAGGCGTTGGCCACAGCCATTCCGGGTATTGATATCGACGTGCTTGAGCATGAGATGATGATCAGTTCGGCGGACGTACCGCTGGCGCCATCTGTGCCGTTGGAGCCTTTTTTAAATGGGTTACGGTCGCGCGGTCTGCGCTTGGGGGTGATGACCAACGATACCGAATATGGCGCCCGCGCGCATCTGAGCAGCGCCGGTGTTCTCGAACGGTTCGATTTCGTTGCAGGCTTCGATTCGGGCCACGGGGCCAAGCCAGCGCCGGGTCCATTGCTGGCGTTTGCACATGCCGTCGGGATCGCGCCGGAAACGGCGGTGATGGTAGGCGACAGCACACATGACCTGATCGCGGGACGGCGCGCCGGGATGCACACGATCGGTGTTCTGACCGGGATCGCCGAACGAGAAGACCTGCTGCCCCACGCCGATGTTGTTTTGCCCGACATTGGCCATATTCCCGCTTGGCTGGACGGGTGAGGCAGCATCCACTCTTTGGGCTGGCGCTAGCACTTTTTGGCGCGTTGGTGCTGACGCCCGATGCGATGCTGATGCGCCTGTCAAAGATGGATGGCGTACAAATGATGGGCTGGCGCGGGCTATGCATGGGCGGGGTGATGATCACCGGGTGGGCGCTGCTGAGTAACGCGCGGCGTGCGGACCTTGCGGCGGTGACGAACCGTTTCGGGGCGCTGATAATTCTGTGCCAATGTCTGAATTCCGCACTATTCAGCCTCGGGATCGCCAACGCACCGGCTGCAGTCGTTCTTATCGGTGTCGCTACGGTGCCCGTATTCTCTGCGTTGTTGGCCTGGGGAGTGCTGGGAGAACGGGCGCGTCCGGCGACATGGCTGGCAATTGCGGCGGTAATGTCAGGTATCGGCATTGCGGTTTTCGGTGATCACTCAGACGAGATCGGGTTTGACTGGGCCGCTCTGCTGGGGGCTGTTGCTGGCCTTGGCGTCGCGTCGGTGCTGGCATTGAACTTTGTCGTGCTGCGGGCGCGGCCGGATCTGCCCATCGCCCTGCTGATCGGCATGGGAGCGTTGTGCAGCGGGGTGATTGGCACGATGCTGACCGGCCCCAGCGCCATGCCCGATGGGCAGATATGGGCAATGGCGCTGACCGGGGCTGTGGTGCTGCCGATCTCGTTTTTCTCATTGTCGCTGGCCGCGCGGTACACGCCTGCGTCAAATGTCAGTCTGCTGTTGTTGCTCGAAACCGTGCTGGGACCATTTTGGGTGTGGCTAGCGATGGATGAAGCTGCCAGCCCGGCGATGTTGCTGGGGGGTGCGATCGTCGTTTTGAGCCTCGCGATCTACTTGCTCAACGAACGCCGCTTGCTTCTCCGTCAACGTCATCATGCAGGCTGAGCATACCCTGACAGGGGCCAGAACATGCTGATCTCTGCGCCACTAGTTAAAAGCGACACGTTCGGTCGCAAAGTGTCAAACTGCGGCGCGATCCTCGTGCTTGTCTCAAAACAGAGACCAGATGAGGAGATATTTCATGGCCGATGTCCCCAAGCGTAGAAAACGCGGAGGTGGTCGCGCGGGGAACGCGGACCGTCGTGGTCGTGCTGTGATTGATCAGATGCCATGGGCACCGCCGATCAACCTCGACCGCCCGACCGAACCGCTGAACGAGGCGGGGGTGCTGGCGATCCACGACGGTGCCATGCGCATTCTCGAAGAAATCGGAATGCAGATCCTCAATCCCGAAGCATTGGAGATTTTCCGCGCCTCAGGAGGCTGTACCATAGAGGGCGAGAAAGTCCGCATGGGCCGTGACTTCGTGATGGAGCATGTGGCCAAAGCTCCGCCCGAATGGACGATCACGCCGCGCAATCCGGAGCGCGCGATCACGATGGGAGGCCGACACCTCAACTTTGGCAACGTATCCTCGCCACCCAGCTATTGGGATATGGAAATCGGCAAGAAAGTGACCGGCACGCGCGAGATGTGCGCCAATCTGTTGAAACTCAGTCAATATTTCAACTGCGTGCATTTCGTTGGCGGTTACCCGGTGGAGCCGCAGGACATCCATGCCAGTATCCGTCACCTTGATGTGCTCTATGACAAGCTGACGCTGACGGACAAGGTGGCGCATGCCTACTGTCTGGGTAAGGAACGGGTCGAGGACGTGATGGAGATGGTGCGCATCGCGGGCGGGCACACACATGAGGAGTTCGAGAGCGGTCCCAAGATGTACACCAACATCAATTCCACCTCGCCTCTGAAGCATGATTACCCGATGCTGGATGGCTGGATGCGGTTGGCGCGGCGTAACCAAGGCCTTGTTGTTACACCATTTACTCTGGCCGGTGCGATGGCGCCTGTGACGATGTCAGGCGCGGTGGCGCAGTCTCTGGCCGAAGGGCTGGTGGCGGTGGTGCTGGCACAATTGATCCGGCCGGGGGCATGCTGTGCGATTGGGACATTCACCAGTAATGTGGACATGAAATCGGGGGCACCGGCCTTTGGCACACCCGAATACATGCGCGCCACCCAGATGACCGGGCAACTGGCACGGTTCTATAAATTGCCGATGCGCGCCAGCGGGGTTTGCGCGGCAAATGTGCCGGATGGGCAGGCGATGTGGGAGACATCCAACAGCCTGTGGTCGGCGGTGCAATCCGGCGCGCATATGGTTTATCATGCGGCGGGCTGGCTGGAAGGCGGGCTGATCGCCAGCCCGGAAAAATTCGTGATGGATTGCGAAATACTACAGCATATTCAACGATATATGGACCCAATTCTGACAGCGACCGGCCCGGACGAGATCGCCCTCGACGCCATACGAGAGGTCGGTGGCGAGGGTCACTATTTTGGCATCCAGCATACGCAGGACCGCTATACCACCGCATTTTATCAGCCCTATCTCAGCGACTGGCGCAATTTTGAGGCATGGGAGGCGGCGGGTGGTGTCTGGACAGCACAGCGCGCGCATCAGGTATATCGAGACATTATTGCCAGTTATGAAGAACCGCCGATGGAGGACAGCATCCGAGAAGAACTTGGCGCATTCGTGGAGCGGCGGAAATCCGAGGGCGGGGCGCCAACGGATTTCTGATCAATGGATGAAGAACGGCGTCGGTTTTACGTCGGTATTCTGTCGGTATCACGTCGGTGACGATTGCACGGAGCGACGTGCTGGGCGTGAGTGTTTTCTGAGCGATGAAAGCAGGGTGAACGTCTGGGGTTTCAATGTCCCAGAAATATTCAAACCCCGCCATCGCCCTCCCGATTTAGGTCAAGGGTGGCGCGGCAGGCCCGATCCACCGCAGCATGCAGCAGTACTGTAAAGATGGCCAGCACGATGAGCGCCGCGAACATCAGGTCTGTCTTGGCACGACCGTTCGCCAGCAGCATGAGATAGCCCAGCCCCTTGGACGCGCCGACCCATTCGCCGATGATCGCACCGATGGGTGCATACACGGCGGCAAGGCGCAGACCAGAGGCAAGTCCGGGCAGGGCGCTGGGCACCCGAATGCGCCACATGATGCGCGAGGGAGATGCGCCCATGATCCGGGCCATGTCGAGCCACGGTTGCGGCGTGCGCATCAGCGCGTCAAAGAAGGCTGACGTGACCGGAAAGTAGATGATCAGCAGGGCCATCGCGATCTTCGACCCCATCCCGTAGCCGAACCAGAGTGTCAGGATCGGGGCCAACGCGAACACCGGGACCGCCTGACTGAACACCAGCATCGGGCGCACCAGCTGGCGGGCGATGGAGGACGCCGCGAGGCCGATGGCAGTGGCACCGCCCAGCACACCGCCCAGAACCAGACCGGCCAGCACCTCGGCCATCGTGACCCAAGCGTTGTCTATGATGATCGCCCGGCTGGTCCAGAGCGTTTCGGCCACGCGCAGGGGGGCGGGCAGGATAAAGGGCGGCATCCCCCCGAGGCTGACCACAGCCTGCCAGAGTGCCAGCGCGAGGCAGGTTGACGCAAGAATGGCGATGTTCCGGCTCATGGTGCTTCTCGCAATCGGGCCAGAAGCCGCCCCTGAATTTGCAGGGTTTCAGCGTCGTCCACATGGCGCGGGACGCTGGTGGATGGCGCCGGGTGATCCTCGATCCCGGTTGCCGACAGAATAGCGATCCGGTCGCCCAGACGTGCGGCCTCTGCCGGGTCGTGGGTGACCATCATCACAGTGCAGCCCTGTAGCCGGTCCGCCGTCATTTCCTGCATCATCAGGCGTGTGCGTGCGTCGAGTGCCGAGAATGGCTCGTCCAGCAGGACAATGGGCCGATCCTCCATCAATGTCCGGGCGAGCGCGGCGCGTTGACGTTGGCCGCCTGACAGGGTGGTGGGACGTTTCGCGGCGTGTTCGGAAAGGCCCACGGAGGCCAGCACCTTGGCTGCGCGGTCCGGTTCGGCACGGTCGCCGCGCAATCGGCTGCCCAACATGACATTGTCGGTGACGCTGAGCCACGGCATCAGCAACGGATCCTGCGCCATCATAGCGACACGTCCAGCGAGCGGCGCGCCGTCGGTGGCGGTGATCTGCCCGGTGAGCGTGGCCTCGTCCGCGACACCTGCGATCAGGCGCAACAATGTAGATTTGCCCACGCCCGAGGGCCCGAGCAGGCAGGTCCAGCGCCCGGCGGGCACATTGAACCGGATCGGCGCAAGCACCGGCACGTCACCGATGCGTGCCGATCCGTCGATGAGGAGGCCGGGCGCAGTCATTTTACGGCGTAAGCCCCATGTCCCAGAACCGCACTTCGAGCCGGGTGGCTGTGGTGAACCGGTTTTGAATGTTTGCCCAACGGGGGCTGGTTTGTGGACGCGGGCCAAGGCGGCGCAGGACGGCACCGTCGATGAGGGCACCGACCTCTTGGCAGACGCGCTGATTATCGGCCCCCGCATAGGTGTCGATCCATTCCCGATACGGCGTTTCGCCTGCCTCGCGGCCCAGACGCGCACCAATTTCGCCATAGCCCATGACGCAGGGCGCGAGCGCCGCCAGCAGATCAAGAAAATCGCCGGAGTGACCCGCGTCCAGCACATAGCGGGTATAGGCGAGGTTTTCCTCGCGCTCGGCGGCGGCGAACACGTCGTCTTCGCTCAGACCCTCGCGGGCACAGGTGGCGACATGCAACGCGATCTCGTCATTCAGTAGGGAATCGAGTGTGCGGGCGGCAAAGCGCATTTCCTCGGGTGTTTCGGCTTTGGTCACTGCCAGCGCCCATGCGCGCGAGAAGTGGATGAGGAAGCTGTAATCCTGCACCAGATAATGCAGATAGGCCGCTCGCGGCAGCGTGCCGTCACCCAGTCCCTCGACAAAGGGGTGATGGGTGTAGGCGCGCCAGTGCCCTTCGGCTCCGGCGCGCCATGCGGCAAAAGTCTGGCCGTAGCTGCTCATTCTGCACCTAGGTCGACAGCCAGTTCCGAGACGGGGCGCACGGTGTCGATCAAGCCGGCAGTGGCAAGGAATGCCTCGAACCCGGAGTAGCGCGCGGAATCGACAGCCGAGGGGCGCAGGGCAAAGCGCGGCAGAGTGTCGGCCCATGCGCGTTTGTTCAGCTCGTCGTCCAGTTCCTCGGACGTGGATTTGAAGATTTCCCAGCTCTCGTCGGGGTGGTTGACGATGAATTGCGTCGCCACTTCGGTGGCGCGCAGGAAGCGCAGGATTGCGTCGTCGTTGCGGGTGTCCGCATTGGCGACATAGATCAGCTCGTCATAGGGTGGCACGCCTTCTTCTTCGACAAAGAAGCAACGACCCGGCGCGCCTTCGATGTCCATCTGGTTCAGTTCGAAGTTACGGTAGGCCCCGAGCACAGCATCGACCTGACCGGACATCACGGACGGCCCAAGCGACCAATTGACATTGATCATCTCGACATCGTCCAGCCCGAAACCGTGGCGCTGGAAGATCGCAGCCAGAAGTGCCTCTTCGACGCCGGCGACGGAGAAGCCGATCTTGGCGCCTTTTAGTTCGGCGACCGATTTGATTGGGCTGCTGTCGAGTACGAGCAGGCAGTTCAGCGGGCTGGCAACCAGTGTGCCGACGCGGATCAGGGGCAGGCCTTCGGCGACCTGCAAATGCAACTGCGGCTGATAAGAGACGGCCAGATCGGCCTGCCCGGCGGCGACCATTTTGGGCGGGGCAGAGGGATCGGCGGGGGCGATAACCTCGACTTCGAGCCCCTGTTCGGCGAACAGGCCGCGTTCCTGCGCGATTACGATGGGGCCGTGGTTGGGGTTCACGAACCAGTCCAGAATGATGGTCAGCTTGTCCTGTGCGTGGGCCGGTGCGGCGGCCAGCAGGGTCAGTGTCAGGGCGAGTAGTCTCATGGCAGGGTCTCCATAGGGATTAGGATGCAAAAGGCCGGATCGGGGTGATGGCGCGCTCGACGATGCGGCGAATGGGCAGGAAGGCGGCAAGGTTCATCATCGTCTCCACGCTTGGGTCACGGGCGAAAAGACGGAAAATATGCGGCAGCCGGATTTGGGCCATGCATGCTCCGTTCCCTC from Roseovarius pelagicus includes the following:
- a CDS encoding periplasmic heavy metal sensor; this encodes MAEEQHVRPRMSGRLRILLALSLGLNLLVVGVVAGAAINTHKWRDHGGRHEMMGGPLTRALSDEDRRAIGRAMRAARPDKSETRAERGAAMTALLSELRRVPFDPVALAAKMEASHAKMRDRVAQGQALLLDRLTAMTDEERAAYADRVETHRRHRR
- a CDS encoding DUF3572 domain-containing protein, which gives rise to MTQTREAAETIGLKCLAWLIGNEDLLPVFMGATGASEADLRSGAHEPAFLGAVLDFVLMDDVWIIAFCEAEGMKYETLRHARAALPGGQEVSWT
- a CDS encoding RNA polymerase sigma factor; its protein translation is MEMPLDAMDEAPDDVLLARFAQGDAGAARVLTLRMTPRVFAHAVRMLGNRAEAEDVAQEAMLRLWRVASDWRAGEAKVTTWLYRVTANLCLDRLRRGDGIAQEMTEEPVDPAPGPGAAMQEQSRTDALQAALARLPERQRQAVVLRHLDGLGNIQIAEIMGISAEAVESLTARGKRALSADLAGRQAELGYRDE
- a CDS encoding DMT family transporter, yielding MRQHPLFGLALALFGALVLTPDAMLMRLSKMDGVQMMGWRGLCMGGVMITGWALLSNARRADLAAVTNRFGALIILCQCLNSALFSLGIANAPAAVVLIGVATVPVFSALLAWGVLGERARPATWLAIAAVMSGIGIAVFGDHSDEIGFDWAALLGAVAGLGVASVLALNFVVLRARPDLPIALLIGMGALCSGVIGTMLTGPSAMPDGQIWAMALTGAVVLPISFFSLSLAARYTPASNVSLLLLLETVLGPFWVWLAMDEAASPAMLLGGAIVVLSLAIYLLNERRLLLRQRHHAG
- a CDS encoding NUDIX hydrolase; the protein is MTVDKSQLRDAATVIVLRDPTTAPHVLMGQRGAQAAFMPNKFVFPGGAVDAEDADISLAAPLPTLCAERLAEDSAQNISHALAVAAIRELWEETGLILGQRGDWSGDIPTDWQSYATTGHRPDASALQFVFRAITPPGRPRRFDARFFLADAAHVATDLDDFSAACEELSHLQWVPLKDARRFDLPFITEVVLAEIAARAGDPEPPASVPFFRNDDEASLFLRLKGRPPQPSHSE
- a CDS encoding ABC transporter permease; this translates as MSRNIAILASTCLALALWQAVVSLGGMPPFILPAPLRVAETLWTSRAIIIDNAWVTMAEVLAGLVLGGVLGGATAIGLAASSIARQLVRPMLVFSQAVPVFALAPILTLWFGYGMGSKIAMALLIIYFPVTSAFFDALMRTPQPWLDMARIMGASPSRIMWRIRVPSALPGLASGLRLAAVYAPIGAIIGEWVGASKGLGYLMLLANGRAKTDLMFAALIVLAIFTVLLHAAVDRACRATLDLNREGDGGV
- a CDS encoding DUF983 domain-containing protein, with amino-acid sequence MSDNTAEIVDAPEAERELWPALRKGFRRKCPNCGSGPLMKSYLKVRDTCTVCREDLSQNRADDGPAYLTILIVGHLMAPLLHIVFVRFRPEPLVLFTIFAIGCVSLSLYLLPRLKGCVVAFQWARQMHGFGKKA
- the tenA gene encoding thiaminase II, translated to MSSYGQTFAAWRAGAEGHWRAYTHHPFVEGLGDGTLPRAAYLHYLVQDYSFLIHFSRAWALAVTKAETPEEMRFAARTLDSLLNDEIALHVATCAREGLSEDDVFAAAEREENLAYTRYVLDAGHSGDFLDLLAALAPCVMGYGEIGARLGREAGETPYREWIDTYAGADNQRVCQEVGALIDGAVLRRLGPRPQTSPRWANIQNRFTTATRLEVRFWDMGLTP
- a CDS encoding ABC transporter ATP-binding protein: MTAPGLLIDGSARIGDVPVLAPIRFNVPAGRWTCLLGPSGVGKSTLLRLIAGVADEATLTGQITATDGAPLAGRVAMMAQDPLLMPWLSVTDNVMLGSRLRGDRAEPDRAAKVLASVGLSEHAAKRPTTLSGGQRQRAALARTLMEDRPIVLLDEPFSALDARTRLMMQEMTADRLQGCTVMMVTHDPAEAARLGDRIAILSATGIEDHPAPSTSVPRHVDDAETLQIQGRLLARLREAP
- a CDS encoding diguanylate cyclase, whose translation is MSGNILIVDAVATNRIVLKVKLTSAHFSVSQAANAADALRCASATPPDMIIVGTPLPDADIAGFIDQLRARRSLAATPVVALLSPGDWTGRTAALRAGADDVVSHPLDERTLMARIRSLLRQHHNLQDLRLNTSPDNISGFADAQSRFAVRGQIAIVAADRASAMALRTRLSRCSAHHLTIITADQPMTAQIGARAPDIFVIMTDQNNHDTGQKVMAELRASPDTRHSHIMAVVQDAAPQMVATLLDLGANDIMTDVADTQELALRLNNQILRKQVVDHLRCRMQDGLRDAMIDPLTGLYNRRFALPFLQQLIEAPNERSRPFAVMVADLDHFKRVNDTLGHASGDAVLRQVATLLQGNLRDADMIARIGGEEFLIVLPDTPCAVARGTADRLCQLIRDAAIALPDGGTPTRVTISIGVTLVHDARAPGPLSLDTVLSEADRALYAAKARGRNTVTYSAMSAA
- a CDS encoding HAD family hydrolase; this encodes MKSTRDIGGIVFDKDGTLFDFHTTWASWAMRLMQSLSDAHGVPIQHLADAADFDLGSERINPTSALIAATNRECAEALATAIPGIDIDVLEHEMMISSADVPLAPSVPLEPFLNGLRSRGLRLGVMTNDTEYGARAHLSSAGVLERFDFVAGFDSGHGAKPAPGPLLAFAHAVGIAPETAVMVGDSTHDLIAGRRAGMHTIGVLTGIAEREDLLPHADVVLPDIGHIPAWLDG
- a CDS encoding EF-hand domain-containing protein, with protein sequence MENTGKIICLGVAIMLGTVSVGAADTDKGERMHGPRHSFEEIDTNADGQITREEIAAHRADRFAAVDTDGDGALSEAELTAQAEARTARRVARMIKRHDANGDGVLSQEEMESRHKRDHFKRMDTDGDGAISAEEFAEFKPHRGHGKGHGKNKKSAD
- a CDS encoding trimethylamine methyltransferase family protein, translating into MADVPKRRKRGGGRAGNADRRGRAVIDQMPWAPPINLDRPTEPLNEAGVLAIHDGAMRILEEIGMQILNPEALEIFRASGGCTIEGEKVRMGRDFVMEHVAKAPPEWTITPRNPERAITMGGRHLNFGNVSSPPSYWDMEIGKKVTGTREMCANLLKLSQYFNCVHFVGGYPVEPQDIHASIRHLDVLYDKLTLTDKVAHAYCLGKERVEDVMEMVRIAGGHTHEEFESGPKMYTNINSTSPLKHDYPMLDGWMRLARRNQGLVVTPFTLAGAMAPVTMSGAVAQSLAEGLVAVVLAQLIRPGACCAIGTFTSNVDMKSGAPAFGTPEYMRATQMTGQLARFYKLPMRASGVCAANVPDGQAMWETSNSLWSAVQSGAHMVYHAAGWLEGGLIASPEKFVMDCEILQHIQRYMDPILTATGPDEIALDAIREVGGEGHYFGIQHTQDRYTTAFYQPYLSDWRNFEAWEAAGGVWTAQRAHQVYRDIIASYEEPPMEDSIREELGAFVERRKSEGGAPTDF